TCTTACATGATGGTCAATTATATTGCCATAGATATTATCCGCAAAAAATACTGGTGGAATATGATTCAATTGGCTTTGGTGATTATCGCTTTATTTGAAACGGCTTATTTGCGGTATTTGAGCTTTGGAACAGGGAGGTCGTACCTCGAGTTTACGGATGTTCCCTTATTGTTGCTGGCGGCAGGACTGGTGACTGCCTACTGGAAAGTATCCATGACCAACCGGACTGCCTTTATCCCAACCTTGTTTTTTATGACTGCCGCTACGGCCATCGAGGCGGTTCCGGCTCTCCGTCTGGACAATCCGGCATCGACGTTCTTCATGCTCATCCCGCTTATTGTCTGCAATGCCTGGCAAATCCTGATACTTCATAAATTGTTGAGGGCAAAAAAGAGCTAATTACTCAGCTCTTTTTCGTTTAGATCGGTTTATTTGGATTGCGGCATTTGGTCTCGTATCGGGTTG
This portion of the Ferviditalea candida genome encodes:
- a CDS encoding KinB-signaling pathway activation protein, encoding MTVRKWLYLFLTTLLIGGIAALATGLIMQGMDQEYSLLGITGFDIFNTVVVGLTLSAFSQMGFFSYMMVNYIAIDIIRKKYWWNMIQLALVIIALFETAYLRYLSFGTGRSYLEFTDVPLLLLAAGLVTAYWKVSMTNRTAFIPTLFFMTAATAIEAVPALRLDNPASTFFMLIPLIVCNAWQILILHKLLRAKKS